In a single window of the uncultured Dysgonomonas sp. genome:
- a CDS encoding helix-turn-helix domain-containing protein has protein sequence MEIMYIEAQTFEALMQGFEGFVRKVDQLCERHIGKELNEWLDNQDVCLILDISPRALQTLRDTGKLAYTQIDRKVYYKPKDVEKLIANLKKQKNEQRGYNKRQ, from the coding sequence ATGGAGATAATGTATATTGAAGCCCAAACATTCGAAGCACTGATGCAAGGTTTTGAAGGATTTGTTCGAAAGGTAGACCAGTTATGTGAAAGGCATATAGGTAAAGAATTGAATGAGTGGCTGGATAATCAGGATGTATGCTTAATTTTGGATATAAGCCCCCGTGCATTGCAGACCTTGCGAGATACGGGTAAGTTGGCATACACCCAGATAGACCGAAAGGTATATTACAAACCAAAAGATGTGGAGAAACTTATTGCGAACTTAAAAAAGCAAAAAAATGAACAGCGAGGTTATAACAAGAGGCAATGA
- a CDS encoding helix-turn-helix domain-containing protein: MNSEVITRGNERIKTLLGSLDKVLVKLENILTNYKPTLNGERFLTDVQVSERLKVSRRTLQQYRSEGRIPYFRFGGKSLYRESDIQKILEKNYCEEWE, translated from the coding sequence ATGAACAGCGAGGTTATAACAAGAGGCAATGAGCGGATAAAAACATTGCTAGGTTCACTCGACAAGGTGTTGGTCAAACTGGAAAATATATTGACAAACTATAAGCCGACATTGAACGGAGAGCGATTTCTGACTGATGTACAAGTTTCGGAACGATTAAAGGTAAGCCGACGGACATTACAACAATACCGAAGCGAAGGAAGAATCCCATATTTTAGATTTGGAGGAAAATCTCTGTATCGGGAGTCCGATATACAGAAAATATTGGAAAAAAATTATTGTGAGGAATGGGAATAA